The Caenorhabditis elegans chromosome II genome has a segment encoding these proteins:
- the sam-10 gene encoding Single-stranded DNA-binding protein homolog sam-10 (Confirmed by transcript evidence) has protein sequence MSGMQRFDFMGGPPPGGGAQPFPGASGSGGMMPNGAHPHMSLNSPSMGVPPADMPPFMGMPPMPPTSSSAMPFGMSSDHQPMSAGPAAAAPGATTAGGPGTPGMIGSVPGPGSVPQVATTSVGSVGTPSSIGQQLHQPKQEITTNGEEIMKTEALTPTGGGGGGSVPPPPPAATAAVSMNGGGPGSAPGSAHSVNNNVNPGTPGSNPLSNPMSNPPLSSGPPPPGSNDAFGKDDNGEISKIREGLLDGFCA, from the exons ATGTCCGGAATGCAACGTTTCGACTTCATGGGCGGCCCCCCACCCGGCGGTGGTGCTCAACCATTCCCCGGAGCCAGCGGTAGCGGCGGCATGATGCCCAACGGAGCCCATCCCCATATGTCTCTAAACTCTCCGAGTATGGGGGTACCCCCTGCCGATATGCCTCCATTCATGGGAATGCCTCCGATGCCACCGACCAGCAGTTCAGCGATGCCGTTCGGCATGTCTTCTGATCATCAACCAATGTCTGCAGGtccagcagcagcagctccCGGAGCCACCACCGCCGGTGGTCCAGGAACTCCTGGAATGATTGGATCAGTTCCAGGACCTGGAAGTGTTCCACAGGTGGCTACGACGTCTGTAGGATCAGTTGGAACACCATCATCAATCGGACAGCAGCTACATCAGCCGAAGCAAGAGATTACGACGAATGGAGAAGAAATAATGAAGACTGAAGCTTTGACACCGACGggtggaggtggaggtggaagtgttccaccaccaccaccggcGGCCACAGCAGCAGTGTCAATGAACGGAGGAGGTCCAGGATCGGCGCCGGGCTCCGCGCATAGTGTGAATAATAATGTTAATCCGGGAACGCCGGGTAGTAATCCGTTGAGCAATCCGATGAGTAATCCACCATTATCATCTGGGCCACCGCCGCCGGGTAGTAATGATGCGTTTGGGAAG gacgACAAtggcgaaatttcaaaaatacgaGAAGGTCTCCTAGATGGATTTTGTGCATAG